Part of the Aggregatilinea lenta genome, GGTGAAGATCTCAGTCTTGAGCGGGATCTCCGAGAAGCGCTCCTGTTCCAAAAACGGCAAGATCGCCACCGGGTCGCGGCCCGGCACGAAGAACACGATCAGCGGGCGCTCCATCAGGTGAAAGTCCTGCCCGGTGATGTAAAACAGGTTCGACCCGGGGATCAGCACCATGCCGTCCAGCCCGGCCTGCTCGATGATGTCGTACAGCTTTTGAACGCGGGAATCTGCCATCGCGCGACGTGCTCCAATCGCTTGCTGCTGCCACAAAACCACGGATTCCCCTAGAGCCTAGAACCGCAGAGGCCGGATGTCAAGGGACTGGAAGGCAGCAAGCTGCTATAATCAAGGACATATTCAACAACCGGGTCGGGAGGAGCACGATTATGCAGCGATTACTGGCATTTGCGGGTGGCATTTTGAGCGGGGCGACAGTCGGAACCCTGGTGGCACTGCTGTTCACGCCCGCGTCGGGTGACGAAATGCGCGACGACATCGAGCGCCGCAAACAGAACGCGATCATGGCCGGACGCGCCGCCGCCAACGCCAAGCGCGCGGAGTTGGAAGCAGAGCTAGCCGCGCTGACGAAATCACCGCTGGCGGGCGAGACCGGCGCGACGGTGCCCGCCACGATCCGGCGGTGAGAAAAGCAGTTTTTAGTCGTTAGTTTGAAGTTGTTAGTTCAAGCAAAAAAACCGTCGCGT contains:
- a CDS encoding YtxH domain-containing protein, whose product is MQRLLAFAGGILSGATVGTLVALLFTPASGDEMRDDIERRKQNAIMAGRAAANAKRAELEAELAALTKSPLAGETGATVPATIRR